The following proteins are co-located in the Larus michahellis chromosome 9, bLarMic1.1, whole genome shotgun sequence genome:
- the GPR174 gene encoding putative G-protein coupled receptor 174: MTNSSTCTETDLRPYYAITYTFILIPGLIGNTLALWVFYGYMKETKRAVIFMINLAIADLSQVLSLPLRIFYYLTQTWNFGRGLCMLCFYLKYVNMYASIYFLVCISVRRYLFLLHPFKFSDCKRICDVYISIVGWVVVCVGCLPFLLLRLHKDDNNNSTCFVDLPVENVGLPTSIAMMTIGELVGFITPLLIILYCSWKTILSLKEKNSASHDLGEKKKALKMILTCALVFLICFAPYHISFPLDFFVKTKTIKNRCVQKVISVFHVVALCLASLNSCVDPVIYYFTTEEFRRRLSRQDLQESIQLHNLSYVRKHSRDVLREDTMGY, from the coding sequence ATGACGAACAGTTCGACCTGCACCGAAACAGACCTCAGGCCCTACTATGCCATTACGTACACTTTCATCCTCATCCCTGGACTAATAGGAAACACATTAGCTTTGTGGGTCTTTTACGGCTACATGAAAGAGACTAAAAGGGCGGTAATATTTATGATCAATTTAGCCATTGCTGACTTATCGCAGGTTTTGTCCTTGCCCCTGAGGATTTTCTACTACTTGACCCAGACGTGGAATTTTGGAAGAGGCCTCTGCATGCTCTGCTTCTACCTGAAGTACGTCAACATGTACGCAAGCATCTACTTCTTGGTTTGCATCAGCGTAAGACgatatttgtttcttctgcacCCATTCAAATTCAGCGACTGCAAACGCATCTGTGATGTGTATATCAGCATCGTTGGGTGGGTCGTGGTCTGCGTTGGCTGTTTGCCTTTCCTGCTTCTCAGACTTCACAAGGATGATAATAACAACAGCACGTGTTTTGTGGATCTCCCTGTAGAGAACGTTGGCCTTCCCACCTCCATTGCAATGATGACGATAGGTGAACTGGTGGGGTTCATAACACCCCTACTTATCATCCTATACTGCTCATGGAAGACTATCTTGTCcctaaaagaaaagaattcagCTTCACATGACCtcggagagaaaaaaaaggctttaaagatGATCCTCACCTGTGCTTTGGTATTTCTGATTTGCTTTGCACCTTATCATATCAGCTTTCCACTAGATTTCTTTGTCAAAACCAAAACGATTAAAAACAGGTGCGTCCAGAAGGTGATCTCGGTGTTTCACGTTGTAGCTTTGTGCCTCGCCAGCTTGAACTCCTGCGTGGACCCAGTCATCTACTACTTTACTACAGAGGAGTTCAGGAGACGCCTTTCCAGGCAGGATTTGCAAGAAAGCATTCAGCTCCACAACCTCAGCTACGTGAGGAAGCACTCCAGAGATGTGCTCAGGGAGGACACCATGGGCTACTAG
- the ITM2A gene encoding integral membrane protein 2A, with translation MVKIAFNSPFAQKDEPKKEGAEALVADKDPEVATHRGESSSGRCLLTLLGLAFILAGVVVGGACIYKYFMPKHKVYRGEMCYFENENRDRAVEPYFLPIAEEADIREDDNIAIIDVPVPKFSDSDPAAIVHDFDRLLTAYLDLQLGNCYVIPLNTSIVMPPRNLMDLFAKLATGSYLPQTYLVREEMVVTEEIDNVSDLGIFIYQLCVGKETFRLQRRDQITGLQKRSVENCHSIRHFENSFVVETKICQQ, from the exons ATGGTGAAGATCGCCTTCAACTCCCCCTTCGCCCAGAAGGACGAGCCCAAGAAGGAGGGGGCCGAGGCGCTTGTGGCCGATAAG GATCCAGAAGTTGCCACACACAGAGGAGAAAGCTCATCTGGAAGATGTCTGTTGACTCTGCTGGGTCTAGCGTTCATCTTGGCAGGAGTTGTTGTTGGTGGAGCCTGTATCTACAAGTACTTCATGCCTAAG CATAAGGTGTACCGTGGTGAAATGTgttactttgaaaatgaaaatcgTGATCGTGCAGTAGAACCTTATTTCCTCCCTATTGCCGAAGAAGCTGACATTCGAGAAGATGATAACATAGCCATCATTGATGTGCCTGTTCCAAAGTTCTCGGACAGTGATCCAGCAGCGATCGTTCATGACTTTGATAGG cttttgaCGGCGTATCTTGACTTGCAACTGGGTAACTGCTATGTGATTCCACTGAACACATCCATAGTTATGCCACCAAGAAATTTGATGGATCTCTTCGCAAAACTGGCG ACTGGCTCTTACTTGCCTCAGACCTACCTAGTCCGTGAAGAAATGGTGGTTACAGAGGAGATAGATAATGTGTCTGATTTGGGCATCTTCATCTACCAACTCTGTGTTGGAAAAGAGACGTTCAGGCTTCAGCGCAGAGACCAGATAACGG GTCTGCAGAAACGTTCAGTGGAGAACTGTCATTCAATCAGACACTTTGAAAACTCTTTCGTTGTTGAAACAAAGATCTGTCAACAGTGA